In Halogranum gelatinilyticum, the following are encoded in one genomic region:
- a CDS encoding class I SAM-dependent methyltransferase: MDPDDNRRGWASRSGEFSPAYYADAGPNEVSRTLAAVLDHYAPADAKVLELGCSSGRHLAHLREQGYENLTGIDLNDESFEVMTEYYPRLAETGTFHVSALEEFLPTVPDDAFDVVYSVETLQHVHPDDTEVFAELARVSSDLVVTAENEGNGPQRGRNGAEVSYVNDDFPLYHRNWKEVLSEHGLTQLLREPGDRDTVRVFRVI; this comes from the coding sequence ATGGACCCGGACGACAACCGCCGAGGCTGGGCCAGCCGTTCGGGCGAGTTCTCGCCCGCCTACTACGCCGACGCCGGCCCCAACGAGGTGAGCCGGACGCTCGCGGCTGTCCTCGACCACTACGCCCCGGCGGACGCCAAGGTGCTCGAACTCGGCTGTAGCTCCGGCCGACATCTCGCGCACCTCCGCGAGCAGGGCTACGAGAATCTGACCGGTATCGACCTCAACGACGAGTCTTTCGAGGTGATGACGGAGTATTACCCCCGCCTCGCCGAGACGGGGACGTTCCACGTGAGCGCGTTAGAGGAGTTCCTGCCGACGGTCCCCGACGACGCGTTCGACGTGGTCTACTCCGTCGAGACGCTCCAGCACGTCCACCCCGACGACACCGAGGTGTTCGCGGAACTGGCCCGCGTCTCAAGCGACCTCGTCGTCACCGCCGAGAACGAGGGCAACGGCCCGCAACGCGGCCGCAACGGGGCGGAAGTCAGCTACGTCAACGACGACTTCCCGCTCTATCACCGCAACTGGAAGGAGGTCCTCTCCGAGCACGGACTCACCCAACTGCTCCGCGAACCGGGCGACCGCGACACCGTCCGCGTGTTCCGCGTGATCTGA
- a CDS encoding helix-turn-helix domain-containing protein has translation MIRARFRLQLPEGLWITEVSTAFADATFRLLAAAPLAERTLELGEIRGEDPRAAADALATHPAVVDADLLYVDDGRALLQYETREQGLFDFLGETSLPPEFPVHVDDGEMEFTVTATRERFDAFGEQLDASGLRYDLLSLVHGDSRADVLTDRQRECLRVALRMGYFEVPRDCRLAAVADELDVDTSTASETLRRGSARVLNWFFLGSREV, from the coding sequence GTGATCCGAGCGCGGTTCCGGCTGCAGCTCCCGGAGGGGCTGTGGATCACCGAGGTGTCGACGGCGTTCGCCGACGCGACGTTCCGACTGCTCGCGGCCGCACCGTTGGCCGAGCGGACCCTCGAACTCGGCGAGATACGGGGCGAAGACCCGCGTGCGGCCGCCGACGCGCTGGCGACGCATCCGGCCGTCGTCGACGCGGACCTGCTGTACGTCGACGACGGGCGTGCACTCCTGCAGTACGAGACGCGCGAGCAGGGGCTGTTCGACTTTCTCGGTGAGACATCGCTGCCGCCGGAGTTCCCGGTCCACGTCGACGACGGGGAGATGGAGTTCACCGTCACGGCGACGCGCGAGCGGTTCGACGCGTTCGGCGAGCAGCTCGACGCGAGCGGACTCCGCTACGACCTGCTCTCGCTCGTCCACGGCGATAGCCGCGCGGACGTCCTGACGGACCGACAGCGCGAGTGTCTCCGGGTCGCGCTCCGGATGGGCTACTTCGAAGTACCGCGTGACTGTCGGCTCGCCGCCGTCGCCGACGAACTCGACGTCGATACCTCGACCGCGAGCGAGACACTCAGACGTGGGTCGGCACGTGTCCTCAACTGGTTCTTCCTCGGGTCGAGGGAGGTCTGA